From Asterias rubens chromosome 20, eAstRub1.3, whole genome shotgun sequence, one genomic window encodes:
- the LOC117303825 gene encoding bifunctional heparan sulfate N-deacetylase/N-sulfotransferase 3-like, whose protein sequence is MNVIRYYTMTTIKKLMVLLVVLSLISMWFLSYSVLPLKGENDKSLHMRLPSSQSVSNTETKDGHASKRQPSKHSPDREGDESHVLPSALVIIERSDSVFAYNITSALEANRIDFTAVLIKERHWPRLEHKQVGKFSVIIFQGIHLYLDMDKNLLQAIHQYCKKYSVGIIFFAVVRKTDEAYTRQIGDLPVYMDQRLSLKDLVISPSADDVLYVTKAGQRINDSLPYDDWTVFRTKHTSYRPIVQAKTLSQDLLKLNSPAAVLHTTMLLDEGNFDGIRRIFIGNDLRFWLHYILFLDSISYLSHGLLKTSLDRYIQVDIDDIFVGAKGIRMTAPDVEALLLQQDILAEKIPGFSFKLGFSGKFFKRGNEKEMEGDEALVKNAQKFSWFPHMWNHAQPHTFDNQTQLVNDMKKNVHFAKTHQIVVDESYAIAPHHSGVYPTQLILYNAWKQVWGIKVTSTEEYPALRPARKRKGFIFKEIMVLPRQTCGLFTHTIRMKDYPGGRERLDGSIHGGELFQTIVNNPMNIYMTHMTNYGSDRLALYTFDKVVNFVEMWTNIRLKAEKPVKLAKKYFEIFPQEKEPLWTNPCQDKRHLEIRPEKPKCTQLPNLLVIGPQKTGTSALHSFLSMHPNIYKNQPSEETYEELQFFSTTRTYLQGPEWYMNFFPQVEDSTTALLFEKSATYFDNANAPLRAYSLLPKAKLIVILIDPAKRAYSWYQHERAHANPASMNYTFYDVISSGTELGRQVVSLRNRCLDPGKYTQHLQKWLQYYPTGQLMVLDGDLLKADPVAAMFKVQRFLHMKKVVDFSKSIIYDAKKGFYCPVVTKGHTKCLGKSKGRIYPPMDSESEKFLQHYYQSHNVQLEAYLTSISQSRPAWLNKALTENTK, encoded by the exons ATGAACGTCATTCGCTATTACACTATGACCACTATAAAGAAGTTGATGGTTCTTCTTGTAGTTTTGAGCCTCATCTCAATGTGGTTTCTTAGTTACAGCGTCTTGCCACTGAAAGGAGAAAATGATAAATCACTGCATATGAGACTCCCATCGAGTCAGTCTGTGTCAAACACGGAGACAAAAGACGGGCATGCTTCCAAACGGCAACCCAGTAAACACTCCCCAGATCGGGAAGgagatgaaagtcatgtattaCCGTCAGCGCTGGTTATCATCGAACGCTCGGATTCAGTGTTTGCGTATAACATCACCAGCGCCCTCGAGGCCAATAGAATTGACTTTACGGCGGTGCTTATTAAAGAGCGACACTGGCCTAGATTAGAACACAAACAGGTCGGGAAATTCTCCGTCATTATTTTTCAGGGTATTCACTTGTATTTAGACATGGACAAGAACTTACTTCAAGCTATTCATCAGTACTGCAAAAAGTATAGCGTTGGAATTATATTTTTCGCCGTTGTGAGAAAAACTGACGAAGCTTACACAAGACAGATCGGTGATCTTCCAGTGTACATGGATCAGCGGCTCAGTTTGAAAGATCTCGTTATAAGCCCGTCGGCTGACGATGTTTTATACGTGACAAAAGCTGGCCAGCGTATCAATGATTCGTTACCGTACGACGACTGGACAGTGTTTAGAACTAAACATACCTCTTACAGACCAATCGTCCAAGCCAAAACTTTAAGTCAGGATCTACTGAAATTGAATTCACCCGCCGCTGTCCTGCACACGACGATGTTACTAGACGAGGGAAATTTTGACGGTATTCGAAGAATATTTATCGGCAATGACTTGAGATTCTGGCTTCACTACATCTTATTTTTGGACAGTATTTCTTACCTCTCGCACGGACTTCTCAAGACGTCTCTGGACAGATACATCCAAGTCGACATCGATGATATTTTCGTCGGAGCTAAAGGAATCAGAATGACTGCACCAGATGTGGAG GCGCTACTCTTACAACAAGACATCCTAGCCGAGAAGATTCCAGGCTTTAGTTTCAAGCTTGGCTTCTCGGGAAAGTTCTTCAAACGCGGAAACGAGAAAGAGATGGAAGGGGACGAGGCCTTGGTGAAAAACGCTCAGAAATTTTCCTGGTTCCCGCACATGTGGAACCACGCCCAACCCCACACGTTTGACAACCAAACGCAACTTGTTAATGACATGAAGAAGAATGTTCATTTTGCTAAG ACCCACCAGATTGTTGTAGATGAATCCTATGCCATAGCACCACACCATTCAGGAGTCTACCCAACCCAGTTGATTCTCTACAATGCCTGGAAGCAAGTCTGGGGAATCAAGGTTACCAGTACGGAGGAGTACCCCGCCTTGAGACCAGCGAGGAAACGGAAAGGATTCATCTTCAAGGAAATCATG GTTCTTCCAAGACAGACGTGTGGTTTATTCACACATACCATCAGGATGAAAGATTACCCTGGAGGAAGGGAGAGACTTGATGGCAGCATCCATGGAGGAGAGCTCTTCCAAACCATCGTTAATAATCCA ATGAACATATACATGACCCACATGACAAACTACGGCAGTGACCGTCTGGCGTTGTACACCTTTGACAAGGTAGTCAACTTTGTGGAGATGTGGACCAACATCAGACTCAAAGCAGAAAAACCAGTCAAGCTTGCCAAGAAGTATTTTGAGATCTTCCCCCAGGAAAAGGAGCCGCTGTGGACA AACCCTTGTCAAGACAAACGTCATTTAGAGATCCGACCAGAGAAGCCAAAGTGTACCCAACTTCCAAACTTGCTTGTGATTGGACCACAGAAGACAG GAACAAGTGCATTGCATTCCTTCCTGTCCATGCATCCCAACATCTATAAGAATCAACCCAGTGAAGAAACGTATGAAGAGTTGCAGTTCTTCTCAACCACTAGGACGTATCTTCAAGGGCCGGAATG GTATATGAATTTCTTCCCGCAAGTTGAGGATTCCACGACGGCTCTTCTATTTGAGAAAAGTGCCACCTACTTTGACAACGCCAACGCCCCCTTAAGGGCCTACTCTCTCCTACCGAAAGCAAAACTCATCGTTATTTTAATCGACCCGGCAAAGAGGGCTTATTCTTGGTATCAG CACGAGCGAGCCCATGCAAACCCAGCGAGTATGAACTACACTTTCTACGACGTCATTTCATCAGGGACAGAGTTGGGTAGACAGGTTGTGTCTCTCCGCAATCGATGCCTAGACCCCGGAAAATATACACAGCATTTACAGAAATGGTTACAATACTATCCCACTGGCCAG CTCATGGTGTTAGATGGTGACTTGTTAAAAGCCGATCCAGTGGCTGCCATGTTTAAAGTTCAGCGATTTCTACACATGAAAAAAGTTGTGGATTTTAGCAAGAGCATTAT ctaTGACGCAAAGAAGGGTTTTTATTGCCCTGTGGTGACTAAAGGTCATACTAAATGCCTCGGCAAAAGTAAAGGTCGTATCTACCCACCTATGGACTCGGAGTCAGAGAAGTTTCTGCAGCATTATTATCAGAGTCACAATGTTCAGCTAGAGGCTTACTTGACGAGTATTAGCCAGTCTCGACCGGCGTGGCTAAACAAAGCTCTAACggaaaatacaaaatga
- the LOC117303988 gene encoding bifunctional heparan sulfate N-deacetylase/N-sulfotransferase 4-like: MDAICSAIMRQAKRYGTPRSLKKTLLFVAVVSSVFVWYLSYHMLPSRNVSLVKDQLEKSITVKDPLYSSQTGTRRATLPTNTTRVPSPFGDRLGTNRSRASETLMKQNITERDTWTNVRFNKTVEPTILVVTNQFLISSDLTNALKANNIKFDKVYASTLVTSWPALEDNDTGKYFVILFQSIVILHDLNTELLSTIYDYCYKYNAGIIAFSQQMSKTTKYKKLYPLPMTMEHGQSLRDISVNPTAGDVLHITKPGQGTRGSLPSSSWTVFKSDLPSYRPLVQAKKVTPAKSLNQTSQEKEILYATVLLDDGDYDGIQKIFIGNDLRFWLHYVLFLDSISYLSHGLLRTSLDRYIQVDIDDVFVGKNGRLTHLDVQALINQQQVLSNKVPGFTFKLGFSGRSFGSGNEDEKKGDLALAKNAHVFSWFPHMWGHAQAHTYDNRSKLVSEMKMNYQFAKSQNITVYESYAVAPHHSGVYPAHDMLYDAWKEVWGTKVTSTEEYPNLLPDWNRKGFIFKDIMVLPRKTCTLYTKNLLMSNYTGGKSGLDGVVRGGEVFKTVISNPISVFMTHMPNYARDRLGLYLFDELVTFIQRWTNIKLKTASPVKMAQMYFERHPEEREPKWMNPCSDKRHLQILPKLQSCDRLPQILVLGPQKTGTAALRAFMSLHPNLASNYPSKESFEEMQFFSNSKYYARGLEWYMSHFPQVRHNPTDKDRILFEKSATYFDSENAPKRAHLLLHKAKLITILIDPAKRAYSWYQHERAHENPASLNYTFYDVISASDGPGTHPKVVSLRNRCLNPGMYAKHVSSWLSHYSSKKMLVLDGELLKTDPVAVMVKVQQFLGLKRQIDYKDKIIFDKTKGFYCPVKSGRKHCLPKNKGRSYPPMDDKSKEFLRQFYQNYNFQLRNLLIKKHLHTPQWLGKD, translated from the exons ATGGACGCCATCTGTAGCGCAATAATGAGGCAGGCAAAACGCTACGGAACACCCAGGAGCTTGAAGAAAACTCTGCTTTTTGTGGCCGTAGTAAGTAGCGTCTTCGTATGGTATCTGAGTTACCACATGTTACCGTCAAGGAATGTTTCCCTAGTAAAAGATCAGTTGGAAAAGTCCATCACTGTGAAAGATCCACTTTACTCATCTCAGACCGGGACCAGGCGCGCCACGCTACCCACAAACACGACGCGTGTGCCGTCTCCATTTGGTGATAGACTTGGTACAAATCGTTCAAGAGCGTCTGAGACTCTTATGAAACAGAACATAACAGAGAGGGACACTTGGACGAATGTGCGCTTCAATAAGACAGTGGAACCTACCATTCTGGTTGTGACGAATCAATTTCTTATAAGCTCTGACTTGACCAACGCCctaaaagcaaacaacatcAAATTTGACAAGGTCTATGCGTCAACGCTGGTAACATCTTGGCCAGCTTTGGAAGACAATGACACAGGGAAATATTTTGTCAtattattccagagcattgtaATCTTACATGACCTCAATACTGAATTACTCAGTACAATATATGattattgttataaatacaATGCGGGAATTATAGCGTTTTCTCAACAAATGAGCAAAACTACAAAGTATAAGAAGCTTTACCCTCTACCCATGACCATGGAACATGGTCAGTCTTTGCGCGATATCTCCGTCAACCCCACTGCTGGTGACGTCTTGCACATCACAAAACCCGGGCAGGGAACGAGAGGTAGTCTCCCGTCCAGCAGTTGGACTGTCTTTAAGTCTGACCTCCCCTCATACAGACCTTTAGTACAGGCCAAGAAGGTTACTCCGGCAAAGTCACTGAATCAAACATCACAGGAGAAGGAGATACTTTACGCAACTGTGCTTCTAGATGATGGAGATTATGATGGTATTCAGAAAATATTTATCGGCAATGACTTGAGATTCTGGCTTCACTACGTCTTATTTCTGGACAGTATTTCTTACCTCTCCCACGGACTTCTTAGGACGTCTCTTGACAGATACATCCAAGTCGATATCGATGATGTATTTGTCGGGAAGAATGGTAGATTGACTCACTTAGATGTTCAG GCTTTGATCAACCAGCAGCAAGTCCTATCAAACAAAGTTCCAGGGTTTACCTTCAAGCTCGGCTTTTCTGGAAGATCCTTCGGCTCAGGGAACGAGGATGAGAAAAAAGGAGATCTGGCGTTGGCGAAAAATGCCCACGTGTTCTCCTGGTTCCCGCATATGTGGGGACACGCGCAGGCGCACACGTATGACAACAGGAGTAAGCTTGTCAGTGAAATGAAGATGAATTATCAATTTGCAAAG AGCCAAAATATCACTGTATACGAGTCGTACGCAGTAGCCCCCCACCACTCTGGAGTTTACCCCGCCCATGATATGCTGTACGATGCCTGGAAGGAGGTTTGGGGCACAAAGGTCACAAGCACGGAGGAGTATCCGAACTTGTTACCAGATTGGAACCGCAAGGGATTCATATTCAAAGATATCATG GTGCTCCCGAGGAAAACTTGTACCCTGTATACAAAGAACTTGTTGATGAGCAACTACACCGGTGGGAAGAGCGGGTTGGACGGCGTGGTTCGAGGGGGAGAAGTCTTCAAGACTGTCATCAGTAATCCC ATTAGCGTGTTCATGACACACATGCCGAACTATGCGCGAGATCGTTTGGGTCTGTATTTGTTTGACGAACTCGTGACATTTATACAAAGATGGACTAATATCAAACTTAAGACGGCTTCTCCTGTCAAGATGGCACAGATGTACTTTGAAAGACACCCGGAGGAACGAGAACCAAAGTGGATG AACCCATGCAGTGACAAGCGTCATCTACAAATATTACCAAAACTCCAAAGTTGTGATCGACTCCCTCAGATATTGGTGCTTGGACCACAGAAAACAG GCACTGCGGCGCTGCGTGCATTTATGTCATTGCACCCAAACCTTGCCAGTAACTATCCTAGTAAAGAATCGTTTGAAGAGATGCAGTTCTTCTCAAACTCCAAATACTACGCTAGAGGCCTCGAATG GTATATGAGTCATTTTCCGCAAGTCAGACATAACCCAACGGATAAGGACCGTATTTTATTTGAGAAAAGCGCAACCTATTTCGATAGTGAAAATGCACCGAAGAGGGCGCACCTGTTACTTCACAAAGCGAAACTCATCACTATTTTGATTGATCCAGCAAAGAGGGCGTACTCCTGGTACCAG CACGAACGAGCCCATGAAAATCCAGCTAGCCTGAACTACACGTTTTACGATGTGATATCAGCATCAGATGGTCCTGGAACACATCCAAAGGTTGTTTCTCTGCGAAACCGATGTCTCAACCCGGGAATGTACGCCAAACATGTCAGCTCATGGCTGTCTCACTATTCGTCTAAAAAG aTGTTGGTTTTAGATGGTGAGTTACTGAAGACGGATCCAGTTGCGGTGATGGTTAAAGTTCAACAGTTTCTTGGGTtgaaaagacaaattgactataAAGATAAAATCAT ATTTGATAAGAcgaaaggtttttattgcccCGTCAAGAGCGGCCGTAAACATTGTCTGCCCAAGAACAAAGGTCGCAGCTACCCTCCAATGGACGACAAATCAAAGGAATTCCTTCGTCAGTTCTACCAGAATTATAACTTTCAACTTAggaatttattaattaaaaaacatctaCACACACCACAATGGTTAGGGAAAGACTAA